One Pelomicrobium methylotrophicum DNA window includes the following coding sequences:
- a CDS encoding alpha-ketoacid dehydrogenase subunit beta gives MAEVTMVEAINMALAWEMAHDPAVIVLGEDVGVNGGVFRATVGLLQRFGPGRVLDTPLAEAAIAGISVGMAVQGLKPVAEIQFTGFIYPALDSIINHASRMRHRTRGRLTCPMVLRSPCGAGIHAPEHHSESVEAFFAHVPGLRVVIPSSPRRAYGLLLAAIRDPDPVIFLEPTRLYRLFRQEVADDGEALPLDVCFTLREGTDVTLVSWGATLHETLAAADTLAQEGISCEVIDVATLKPLDMNSILTSVAKTGRCVIVHEAARTGGFGAEIAANLAEQGLLSLLAPVQRVTGYDVVVPLARLESQYMPSVERIVAAVRKTLEFA, from the coding sequence ATGGCTGAAGTGACGATGGTGGAAGCCATCAACATGGCGCTCGCCTGGGAAATGGCCCATGATCCCGCCGTGATCGTGCTGGGGGAGGACGTGGGCGTGAACGGCGGCGTGTTCCGCGCCACGGTCGGGCTCTTGCAGCGCTTCGGCCCCGGGCGGGTACTGGACACGCCGCTCGCGGAGGCCGCCATCGCGGGAATTTCGGTGGGCATGGCGGTCCAAGGGTTGAAGCCTGTGGCCGAAATCCAGTTCACCGGCTTCATCTATCCCGCGCTCGACTCTATCATCAACCATGCCAGCCGCATGCGGCATCGCACTCGCGGGCGTCTCACCTGTCCCATGGTGCTGCGCTCCCCTTGCGGCGCCGGCATCCACGCCCCGGAACACCACTCGGAGAGCGTGGAAGCCTTCTTTGCCCACGTGCCCGGGCTGCGAGTGGTGATCCCCTCGTCCCCCCGACGGGCCTACGGCCTCCTGCTGGCGGCCATCCGGGACCCCGATCCGGTGATCTTTCTCGAGCCGACCCGGCTCTACCGCCTGTTCCGCCAGGAAGTGGCGGACGACGGCGAAGCCCTGCCTTTGGACGTGTGCTTCACCTTGCGTGAGGGCACCGACGTCACCCTGGTCTCCTGGGGCGCCACGCTGCACGAGACCCTGGCGGCCGCCGACACGCTGGCGCAAGAAGGCATTTCATGCGAGGTGATTGACGTGGCGACCCTCAAGCCGCTCGACATGAACAGTATCCTGACGTCGGTGGCCAAGACGGGTCGCTGCGTCATCGTCCACGAAGCGGCGCGCACCGGCGGATTCGGCGCGGAGATCGCCGCCAACCTGGCCGAGCAGGGCCTGCTGTCGTTGCTCGCTCCCGTGCAGCGGGTCACGGGCTACGACGTGGTGGTGCCGCTCGCACGCCTCGAATCCCAGTACATGCCCAGCGTCGAGCGGATCGTGGCTGCGGTGCGCAAGACGCTGGAGTTCGCGTAA
- the pdhA gene encoding pyruvate dehydrogenase (acetyl-transferring) E1 component subunit alpha — MSVVATFQIEFRRFLDPAGHVTQPLPPFAADPQNLIPLYRMMVLTRTFDAKAIALQRTGRLGTFASSLGQEAVSVGVGSAMRDEDVLLPAYREYGAQFWRGVTMTELFLYWSGDERGMDFSGPRHDFPICVPIATQVCHAAGVAYAFQLRREPRVAVAVFGDGATSKGDFYEAINIAGAWRLPAVFVINNNQWAISMPRLRQTAAQTLAQKAIAAGIPGEQVDGNDVIAVRHAVEQALAKARAGGGPTLIEALTYRLGDHTTADDASRYRDAETVKAQWAQEPVSRLRTYLVRCGAWDREKEEALEKECASRVQAAVEEFLAIKLPGPEQMFDHLYATLPPGLQEQRAAAVAFAPRAAAGQEEDHG, encoded by the coding sequence TTGAGTGTCGTCGCCACGTTTCAGATCGAGTTTCGGCGCTTCCTGGACCCGGCAGGTCATGTCACGCAGCCGTTGCCGCCCTTCGCCGCCGATCCGCAGAACCTGATCCCCTTGTACCGGATGATGGTGCTCACGCGCACCTTCGACGCCAAGGCCATTGCGCTGCAGCGCACGGGGCGCCTCGGCACGTTCGCCTCCTCCCTCGGCCAGGAAGCGGTGAGCGTGGGCGTCGGAAGCGCCATGCGCGACGAGGACGTGTTGCTGCCGGCCTACCGGGAGTACGGCGCCCAGTTCTGGCGGGGGGTCACCATGACGGAGCTCTTCCTCTATTGGAGCGGCGACGAGCGCGGGATGGATTTCTCCGGCCCGCGCCACGATTTCCCCATTTGCGTCCCCATCGCCACCCAAGTGTGCCACGCGGCGGGTGTGGCCTATGCCTTCCAGCTGCGGCGCGAGCCCCGCGTCGCCGTTGCGGTGTTCGGCGATGGAGCCACCTCCAAGGGCGATTTTTACGAAGCGATCAATATCGCCGGCGCCTGGCGCTTGCCCGCCGTGTTCGTGATCAATAACAACCAGTGGGCCATCTCCATGCCTCGTCTCCGCCAGACCGCCGCCCAAACGCTGGCCCAGAAGGCCATCGCCGCCGGCATCCCGGGCGAGCAGGTGGACGGCAATGACGTGATCGCGGTGCGCCACGCCGTGGAGCAGGCCCTCGCCAAGGCCCGCGCCGGCGGTGGCCCCACCCTGATCGAGGCACTCACCTACCGGCTGGGCGACCACACCACCGCAGACGACGCCTCCCGTTATCGGGACGCCGAGACCGTGAAGGCCCAGTGGGCTCAGGAGCCTGTGTCGCGGCTTCGCACCTATCTCGTCCGCTGCGGCGCCTGGGACCGGGAGAAGGAAGAGGCGCTGGAGAAGGAATGTGCCTCCCGCGTCCAGGCGGCGGTCGAGGAGTTTCTTGCCATCAAGTTGCCGGGGCCGGAGCAGATGTTCGACCACCTGTATGCGACGCTGCCGCCCGGCCTGCAAGAGCAGCGGGCCGCCGCCGTTGCCTTTGCGCCGCGAGCCGCCGCAGGGCAGGAGGAAGACCATGGCTGA
- the tnpA gene encoding IS200/IS605 family transposase, producing the protein MKTGKTRWTPYQIAYHFVWIPKYRRKILVGEVETACKSLIAECCDQHGFRLLALETDIDHVHCFVSAPPRWSPATIVGLLKGYTSRKLRERFPKIEHLCGREQLWTQAYYVGTAGAVSAEVIRRYITECQGK; encoded by the coding sequence CTGAAAACGGGGAAAACCCGCTGGACACCCTATCAAATCGCCTATCACTTTGTGTGGATACCGAAGTACCGGCGCAAGATTCTGGTCGGAGAGGTGGAGACCGCCTGCAAGTCGCTCATCGCCGAATGCTGTGACCAGCACGGCTTTCGGTTACTCGCTCTGGAGACGGATATCGACCATGTGCACTGTTTCGTGTCGGCTCCGCCCCGATGGTCTCCAGCGACGATTGTGGGCCTGCTCAAGGGCTACACCTCACGCAAGCTGCGGGAACGCTTCCCGAAGATTGAGCATCTTTGCGGCCGGGAACAGCTTTGGACACAGGCTTACTATGTGGGAACGGCGGGCGCAGTATCGGCAGAGGTGATTCGGCGATACATTACGGAGTGCCAGGGAAAATAG